The Planctomycetaceae bacterium nucleotide sequence CGGATATGCGGCAACGAATGCCCAGGAACGCGGCGAAACTGTCAGACGAAGACATCAGCTTGATCGGCCGGTGGATTGAGCAGGGTGCGGAATTTGATGGCGAAGACAAGGACGCCATGATTGGCGAATCCACAACTCCGAAAAAGCCACCTGTTAAAGTTGTCATGGCCGATGGATCCGAAACCGTATCCTTTATGAAGGATGTTGCCCCGTTCCTGGTCACAATCTGTCTGGGCTGTCATTCAGGAAACAACCCTCGGGGCGGTTACAACGTGACCACATTCGAACAGTTACTTTCGGATGGCGACACCGGCAGCACGATTGTCCCTGGCAATCCGGACGAGAGTTACATTGTCGATCTTGTCCTTCGACAGGACCCATTGAAGATGCCGGCGGGCCAGGCCCGAATCAAGCAGTCGCAGGCTCTGGCGCTGGAAAAGTGGATCCGTGAAGGTGCCCATTTCGATGGTCGGGATCCGAAAGCACCATTGCGAAGTCTGGTGCCCACCGATGCAGAAATCGAAGCGGCCCGTCTGGCTGCGATGTCCGACGAAGACTTCAGCAAACGCAGAATCGATCAGGCTGCCAGCATTTGGAAGCAGGTTTCACCAAGAGCCGAAGGCGTGACTCATACAACTGATAATCTTGTCGTTCATGGTAACGTCACGGACGCTCGATTGAAGCAGTTCGGCGAATGGGGCGAATCGCACCTGGCTGGCCTGATGGAGAAATACAAGCTTCCGTCCGGTAGTCAGCCATGGCGTGGACGGTTGATCGTATTTGTCACGAAGGATCGTTTCGACTACGAAGAATTCAATACTGTCTTAATGGATGGCAGAAGGACGCCCAAAAGTATTTCGGGACACGCATTCCTGACGCCTCGCTTCGAAACGATGTATGTTGCGATGCATGACGTGGGCGATACTGAATCCGCAAATTCCATGTCTGCACAGCAATTGCTGAATTCACTGCTCAGCGAAGCCTATCTGAATCGTAGTGGTGCAAGTCTTCCGGACTGGCTGCGACAGGGTTTTGGGATGATGGAATCCGGCATGGCGCCCGGTT carries:
- a CDS encoding c-type cytochrome domain-containing protein, which gives rise to MKTVFAFALILVFCCTLIFSGPAVLSGPTVSAALPPEVRKELASLQKDLRSVTTLVRKKEVDEAKALIRKVEDRLAELAISDDEKDRSFTALKSTLERSKLLIPVSFEQQVAPILKDNCVSCHDADSAGGMLRLDTYTNMTRGSRSGPLAIPGRPLNSLIMAKIMTPDMRQRMPRNAAKLSDEDISLIGRWIEQGAEFDGEDKDAMIGESTTPKKPPVKVVMADGSETVSFMKDVAPFLVTICLGCHSGNNPRGGYNVTTFEQLLSDGDTGSTIVPGNPDESYIVDLVLRQDPLKMPAGQARIKQSQALALEKWIREGAHFDGRDPKAPLRSLVPTDAEIEAARLAAMSDEDFSKRRIDQAASIWKQVSPRAEGVTHTTDNLVVHGNVTDARLKQFGEWGESHLAGLMEKYKLPSGSQPWRGRLIVFVTKDRFDYEEFNTVLMDGRRTPKSISGHAFLTPRFETMYVAMHDVGDTESANSMSAQQLLNSLLSEAYLNRSGASLPDWLRQGFGMMESGMAPGSEFAKALPGRAIQALSTITDASRIFENNTFAPDEVGPVGYLLVRFLISNGGVGKIQQLIGSLSTNPNVGQAIQQAYGTSAANLGQAFMKNGR